The Rufibacter sp. DG15C region CCAAGAGATGGATTTTCATAAAATCTTACCGAACAACCCAGAAGTGCAAGGTCTCTGGAAGAAGCATTACTTTGGGATTGCCCGCGCCAACACGCTCCTTCAGAAAATGGAAGGCCTGGAAGCTTCTGAGAACTTCAAGAAAGCAACCATTGCCGAGGCCAAGTTTTTAAGGGCTCATTTCTACCTGGACCTGGTGCGCTTCTTTGAGAACGTTCCCCTTATTTTGACGCCATTGGCACCCAGCGAGTACAATCAGCCACAGGCAAGCCCTAAGGCGGTGTATGACCAGATAGCTAAGGATCTAGAGGAAGCCATTGTTGACCTGCCTGCCACTACCTTGACAGTGAGCAAAGGAAAGGCTACTAAATGGGCGGCCAAAGCGCTTCTTGCCAGAACCTACATGTTTTACAAAGGCGTGTACGGTCAAGATTTGCAAGCTGGTAGTACTACGGTAAACGGTGCCAGAGCCTTGACGCATCTGCAGGACATTATCACCAACAGCGGCCATGACCTTATGCCTAACTATGGCGACGTCTTCAAAAGAGCCAGTGAATTTGGTATTGAGTCTGTTTGGGAGATTTCTTACTCAGATGAGAACCCATGGTGGGACTGGGGCTACATTCACGGCGGAGAGGGCAACATGCAACCACAAATGCAGGGACCACGCATCAAGAACCCAGCCACTGAGAGCTATGTAGCCGGCTGGAGCGCTGCCACCCCAACGCAGGAGCTGTTTGATGCATTTGGCGCCAATGACCCAAGACGCGATGCCACCATTTTGGTAGAAACCGAATTGGCTGGGGGTAAAGCCAACCTCAACATTGGCTACCAGCACACTGGATATTTCAGTCAGAAGTATTCTACCTCTAAAGAATATGCGCCTGCCGCTGGACAACCAGAATTAAACTGGGGCAATAACTACCGTGCCATCAGATATGCAGACGTGTTGCTGATGGCGGCAGAATTAGCCCTAACCAACGGCGGTAACGCAGAAACCTTCTTAACCAAGGTAAGAGCGCGTGTAGGGTTGGCCCCAGTGCCTGCTACCTTGGACAACATCAAGAAAGAGAGACGCTTAGAACTGGCCTTAGAAGGTCACCGCTATTGGGACTTGCTACGCTGGAACGCGGCGGGCCAAGAAATTCCAACCACGCAGGTTGGTTCTATGTATGTGGGTGACAACAGCGATTTTGTCATCACTTACAATGCCGCCAGAAAAGGCTTCTTCCCTATTCCGCAGAGCGAGATTGACTTATCTGGTGGTACGCTTAAGCCAAACGCAGGCTATTAATACATGTATTTAAAGACAGAAAATATGAAAAGGTATTTATCTTATCTGGCAACCCTGTTGCTAATGACCTTTGTCTGGAGCGGCTGCGAGGTAGACGATCCAGAGTTGGCAGAGGCTCCCTCTTCAGAGATGGTGTCGTTCACCACGGCTCCTACTGCGGCCAACGCCAACATCATTAACTTTGAATCCACTTCACCAGGCTTTAAAGCGGTGTGGGACTTTGGGGATGGCGCCACCGGCGAGGGTACCAAAGTATCGCACGCCTATCCTGTTAAAGGAAATTATCCGGTAAAGCTCACCATCTATACCGCGGGCGGCTCTGCCTCCAGCACCAAAACGGTGGTTATTGCCAACACCAACCCTACCATGCTGAACCGTGAAGACTACAACTTCTTGACGGGAGGTGTGAACCAACTAGAAGGCAAGACCTGGGTGATTGACAAAAACGCCAGTGGCCACCTGGGCATTGGTCCAATTGGGGGCACTACGCCAGAATGGTACACCGCGGCACCCAATGAGAAAGCCAGCGAAGGGTACTATGATGACGAGATGACCTTTGTATTGGGCAACACCTTGTCTTATACCTATAAAAACAACGGCACTACCTTTTCCAATGGTGACAATGCCCCTGGCATTGGAGGTACCAAAGGCGCTGACCAAACGGTTAACTATACCCCGCCTACCAACCTTACCTGGAGTATTTCTGAAGAAGGCGACAAGAAATTCCTGATCATCTCCAACGGTGGGTTCATTGGCTACTACACCGGCGTTTCAAAGTATGAGATTCTTTCCCTCACTGAGAACGAAATGTACCTGCGCAGCGGTAGTGCCGCCGTGGCAGAACACGCCTGGTACCAGAAACTGGTGCGCAAAGGCTATGCACCGCCTAAACCGGTAAAGGAATACAAAGAAGTAGACGTAGCCGACAATTTTGACACCCCGGGTACCTTCACCTGGAAGTTT contains the following coding sequences:
- a CDS encoding PKD domain-containing protein gives rise to the protein MKRYLSYLATLLLMTFVWSGCEVDDPELAEAPSSEMVSFTTAPTAANANIINFESTSPGFKAVWDFGDGATGEGTKVSHAYPVKGNYPVKLTIYTAGGSASSTKTVVIANTNPTMLNREDYNFLTGGVNQLEGKTWVIDKNASGHLGIGPIGGTTPEWYTAAPNEKASEGYYDDEMTFVLGNTLSYTYKNNGTTFSNGDNAPGIGGTKGADQTVNYTPPTNLTWSISEEGDKKFLIISNGGFIGYYTGVSKYEILSLTENEMYLRSGSAAVAEHAWYQKLVRKGYAPPKPVKEYKEVDVADNFDTPGTFTWKFENIGFNESFDNPAQLPSNPSDKVGRYVRQAGQANEFGNASIQFTHNLDLTKRHVFKVKVFLPSYNDYTTMGGAEDWSPVKTLQKQLSVKLQNSELGGNAWTTQAEVVQQVTQMDQWVELTFDFGAHATRKDFDKIVVQFGGEAHFNPGIFYLDDFRLMP
- a CDS encoding RagB/SusD family nutrient uptake outer membrane protein, which produces MKNIRKNTSKYLVLGLLAFGSASCDSFLDLTPIDNRTTDNFFKTEADAREALVGVYDVLQWNTVRGFHPTPMLLDVASDDAYAGGGNRTDIVNIQEMDFHKILPNNPEVQGLWKKHYFGIARANTLLQKMEGLEASENFKKATIAEAKFLRAHFYLDLVRFFENVPLILTPLAPSEYNQPQASPKAVYDQIAKDLEEAIVDLPATTLTVSKGKATKWAAKALLARTYMFYKGVYGQDLQAGSTTVNGARALTHLQDIITNSGHDLMPNYGDVFKRASEFGIESVWEISYSDENPWWDWGYIHGGEGNMQPQMQGPRIKNPATESYVAGWSAATPTQELFDAFGANDPRRDATILVETELAGGKANLNIGYQHTGYFSQKYSTSKEYAPAAGQPELNWGNNYRAIRYADVLLMAAELALTNGGNAETFLTKVRARVGLAPVPATLDNIKKERRLELALEGHRYWDLLRWNAAGQEIPTTQVGSMYVGDNSDFVITYNAARKGFFPIPQSEIDLSGGTLKPNAGY